From a region of the Eublepharis macularius isolate TG4126 chromosome 7, MPM_Emac_v1.0, whole genome shotgun sequence genome:
- the LOC129334005 gene encoding mas-related G-protein coupled receptor member H-like — MDAPQEYYNNLNNTYTSFPNDSIKRNNISEDISSHNASGYLNLKEYIFISVFVICIVGAVGNGMVIWLLGFRIKRNPFITYILNLAVADFGLLVSTIFMIVSVWIRFQYPSHIILHVFSLLFLSMYSAGQFLLTAISIDRCVAVFFPLWHQCRRPPRLSTIVCALIWVISLLLIVTVFIIEKSYLHKSGILIFCQFIVNAALCLPLMTSATLALFIKVCFKARQQRRGKLLTIILITLFFFILLVFPLNVIYVLNIYHDLPPYFLECACSLSCINSSVNPVIYFLIGRQWKSRHKETMKMVLQRVFKEEERCTEEIQL; from the coding sequence ATGGATGCTCCCCAGGAATATTATAATAACCTTAATAATACTTACACTTCATTTCCAAATGACAGTATCAAGCGCAATAATATTTCAGAAGATATTTCATCTCATAATGCTTCTGGTTATTTGAATTTGaaagaatatatttttatttccgTGTTTGTCATCTGTATTGTTGGAGCCGTGGGGAATGGAATGGTCATCTGGCTACTTGGCTTCCGCATTAAGAGAAATCCTTTCATCACCTATATCTTAAACTTGGCCGTCGCTGATTTTGGACTTCTTGTGTCAACGATATTTATGATTGTTAGTGTGTGGATTAGATTTCAATACCCTTCTCACATTATTTTGCATGTATTCTCCCTCTTGTTCCTATCAATGTATAGTGCTGGTCAATTTCTTCTGACAGCTATCAGCATTGACCGGTGTGTGGCTGTCTTCTTCCCACTTTGGCACCAATGCCGCCGGCCACCACGTTTGTCCACCATTGTATGTGCACTAATATGGGTCATCTCCCTCCTACTTATTGTAACTGTCTTCATTATCGAAAAAAGTTATCTGCACAAAAGtggtattttaatattttgccaATTTATTGTGAATGCTGCGCTTTGCCTCCCCCTCATGACTTCTGCCACTCTTGCCCTGTTCATTAAAGTCTGCTTTAAAGCACGACAGCAGCGGAGGGGGAAGCTTTTGACAATCATCTTAATCACTCTTTTCTTCTTCATCCTCTTGGTTTTTCCATTGAATGTAATATACGTTCTCAATATTTATCATGATTTACCTCCATATTTTCTAGAATGTGCATGTTCATTATCCTGTATAAACAGCAGTGTGAACCCAGTCATTTATTTCCTCATTGGGAGACAATGGAAATCTAGGCACAAGGAGACCATGAAAATGGTCCTCCAGAGAGTTTTCAAGGAGGAAGAACGCTGTACTGAAGAAATCCAATTATGA